The genomic window CCGCTGTAAACTCCCGCCGGCAGGTGATCAAATTGCGCAAACTGCGGAATCGGCTCATCGATCATCAGAAGAGGAATGGAGAGGCGGGCGCCCTGTACTTGATACGGATCGAAAGTTAACAATATGGTTAATGATCCGATAGGCGTAGGTTTGGACATTTGCTGTCAACAGGTAATTCTAAATCTTGAAACAGAAACCAGTCAAATAACTACCTCGCGCACGTTAACGCGCGACCTCCGTCGATACTATACGTTACTCCTGTAATCCAGGCTGCTTTTTCCGATGCAAGAAAAAGCACCAACTCGGCGACCTCTTCTGCTTGTCCCACACGTCCTAATGGATGAGTGCCTGTCGAATGTTCCAGGAATGCCTGATACTGTTCTTCCGTCATTCCACCGGCTCTGTGAAGCTGTGTGACCACAACGCCGGGATTGATTGCGTTGATTCTTACTCCTTTGGGGGCGAGCTCGAGAGCGGAGCATCTTGTAAATTGATCCACAGCAGCTTTGCTCACAGAGTAAGCTAGAACGCCGGGGAAGGACCGCATTCCCGCAACACTGGAAACTACAACGATGTTTCCCTTTCGCGGAATCAATGTAGGTAAGGCGAGTTGAGTAAGATGAAACACCGAACGAAGATTGATGTTCATCATGGTGTCCCAATCCGACAGTGTGGTTGTTTCAATCGTTCCGCTTGCGATGATTCCTGCTGCGTGAACAAGGATGTCGATGCCTCCCAGCTGAGCCATGACCCGATGAACACAATGGCTACGTTCATGTTCGCTTGTTAAGTCGCAAGTGAACGGGTGAAAACCTGTTTGGGTTTTCGCGATTGCTTGCAGGGCTTCTTCTTTTCGAGCAACCCCTGCAACACGGGCGCCATGCTGAAGAAACAGCATCGAGATCGCCCGTCCGATGCCGCTACTGGCGCCGGTGATCAATGCAATTTTCCCTTCCAGTTCCATGGATGTCATCTTATCATGCGGGCAATAAAAAAGGGGTGGCCCGTGCGGACCACCCCCTGAGTAAAAATCTACTCTATTAGAATTCTACACGGAAACCAATCTGAGCCAAACGCTGTTCGCCCCGGCCTACGTCTCCTGCGAATACTCGTGGTGTTCCAAAGGCAGCGGAATTCCGATCGCCTCTGAAGACAGCAGGATTTTCCGCGTTGAAGAGGTTAAATATTTCGAAGATTCCTTCGATTCGCACTGTCTCGCCGATTTCGAAAATTTTGCTGACTCGAAGATCGAGCTGAGTCTGCTTGTCTTCGCGGTTCGAATTCACAGCGTCAACACCAGGCGCTAGACTGTACGCAAAACCGTCTCCGTCCAGGTCTTGGACAACAAAGACGTTAAACGGCACCGACGAACGTGCGCGGAAGAATCCGGAAAGCCGAATGTCGTAAGGGAGATCGAAGATGCCGGAGAGAATGATGCGATGACGAGCATCTGTATCCACAGGTCCAACCTGACGTGGATCGTCCTTGGGGCCAAGCATGAAATTGAGTGAACAATCCCGGCAGCCGCCAAGCGCGCCTGTGCTGCCCAATCGGAATTCATCCGTTCCCGGCAATGTATTCCCTTCCGCTCGGGACAGAGTATAAGAAGCCTGCACTTGCACACGCTCGGCCACGCGACCTCGATAGCTGAAGCTCAGTCCATCGTAATCGCTGAAACCGCCGTTGTACCAGACGCGGAAGTTTCCAAAATCCGGCAGAATATCTACACCATTGATATTTCCGTTCGCCCGGAAGCGAAGAAATTGGTCTCGAACTTCCGTACGAACATAGTCGACGTCAATTGCGGAATTATCCGTAAGCTGATGGCTGACTCCAACGGAGTATTGTCTTGTGTACGGAACCACGAAGTCGGGTGAAGCAACTTCGTTGGGCAGATTTGGCGCCAGACCCGGAAGTGAATTAGGAGGCAACGGATCGCCGACTTGGAAGAAACTTCCATCTGCATTCCGAATTCCATTGGGATCTTCAACAAAGTACTCCACTCCGTAATTGCCAAGAGCTGCAGTCGGGAACAGAATGTTGGCATTTGTGTACGGGAAGTCGTAATAGAGTCCAAAGCCGCCTCGAATCACGGTGATACCATCGGCATTCCAATCGTAAGCAAATCCAACACGAGGCTGGATGTTATTCTTGTCGTTTCGCAGCACTCCGTCCGGATGTTCCTTGAATGCACGCAGCCACGGGAAGTCAAACGGCAACGCAACGAGAGCCGGATAGAGTGCGTTCTCCGATTGATCCAAATCAAATCCGCTTACGTAGTCGTAACGAAGCCCAAGGTTCATTGTCAACTTTTCGTTCACATTCCAGTCATCCTGGAAGTAAATACCAAACTGTTTGTTTGGAGTTTCATCGCCGAACTCGCCACCAAAGCGAGTAATAGTAGTGATTGGCGAGCTCCGGTCATCGAACAAGTGTACAAATTGATTCTGAGTACCGGTTGTGAAGGTTCCACCCAGGGTCGGTTCATGAACGAAATTGATTCCAGTTTTGAAATGATGATTTCCTCTCCAGCTGAAACTGAAATCATCTTTGAACTGAAACTTTTCCTGCTCGGTCGTCTGAGGTGTGTTAATGTTCTGTCCCAGATAGATGCCGTTTTCCGGAAAGAATTCGGAAGCGTCTTCGGAACTGGGACGGATCTCGTTTTTGAAATCGGCCCACTGGAAAGTGAATTCGTTCAGCTTATCTTCGCTGATCACATAGCTGTGACTGGCCAACAGCGAGTGCATATCGTTTCTGAGAGTGCCTCGCGCGTTGGGAGCATTATAGGGAGCAGCTCCATAAATGGTTGTCGTCTTTTGCTGACCGTAACGTACCGTTAGGAACTGCGTTGGGTTGAGATTTGATGTTACTTTACCAGTAAAAAGAGTGTCGCGAGTCGGCACAGTTGCTGGACCGTCAAATTCAGGAGCAACACCGGCTGTATCGACAATTGACTCTACGTCATCCTGTAATCTTGAAAAGGAAGCGAAGAAATGGGCACGATCTTTGACGATCGGTCCGCCGAAGCCGGCGCCAAACTGTTCCCGACTGAAAGGAGTAGGATCTTCGATATCCGAGTTCGCTTCTGATGTCGATAACGAATTCAGTTTATCGTCGCGAAATAATGCGGTGAAGCTTCCGTGTAATTCGTTCGTCCCTGCTTTGGTTACAACGTTCAGAACGCCGCCGCTAGACCGTCCATATTCCGCCTTGTACCGGTTGGTCAAGAAATTGAATTCAGCGACCGCATCCAATGGAAAGAATTGATTAATTCCTCCAACGGTGTCATCGTTATTGTCCCCACCATCGATCGTTACGTTCAGGTTGCGACCACTGCCACCAATCAAACTGACCGCCGCGTTACTGGGTCTGGTGGGGTCCGGATGGAATCCGAGAGTGGTTCCGGGAGCCAATGCTGCCAGGTTGGCAAATTGGCGTCCGTTTAAGGGCAGATTCTCTACCTGTTCCGGAGTGACAACCGTAGCAACGTGAGATTCCGTTTTTTCAATCAATGGCGTCTCACCGGTTACTTCGATTACTTCAGCAGTCGAAGAGAGACGCATTGCAAAATTGACGCTAACCGTGCGTCCTACATCCACTCGGATGCCTGTTTGCACTTGAGTTGCGAAACTCGCAAGTTCGGCGCTTACATCATACGTGCCGAACGGTACTGACGGAATACGATAAGCTCCGTTATCCGCAGTAATATCAAGACGCGACCAGCCGGTGTCAACATTCTTTGCTGTAACAGTTACACCGGGCAAACCTTGACCCTGATCGTCCCTGACCACGCCACTAAGTGTTCCACTGCCCAACTGAGCAAATGCGGGAGTCCCGACTAAAAAACTTGTAATCAGTAGGGCAACTGAGAAAACCCATAAGTTTCTCATACAATTTCCTCCAGAGAAGCGTAAATAAAAACCAGGTTTAGTCAACAATCGTAATTTTGTAACATTATCATAACACGGATTTTGCCGACTAAAGAGCAAGTCCTATACCACGATGTTCTAAATGGAAAAGGCTTTTACCTACAACTACTTAGCATTCAACCTAAGACCTATCTCAGAGATAGGTGGATTCATTTTCTTGGATTGAATTCTCTTTTTTGAATTTGTTTTACGATCGTACGAAATTACGGAAGCTGGGAAAGGAGAAGTTGGGCGTTCGCTTTTTCCTGTTTCATCCAGTCCGGCGCAATTTTCAAAAATGTCAGATAAAGTGTTTTTGCGCGTTGGTGTTCGTTCAATGAATGAAAGGCAATAGCCATGTTGAGATAGACTTCAACGAACCTGGGATCCAGACGAAGGGCGTTTTCAAAATGAGGAAGGGCTTCTCTGGTCTGTTTTTGTCGGACCAGTACCGTCGCGAGTCCGTTTTCAGGGTAGGCATAGTGCGGAGAAAGCTCAATCGCTTTTCTGTAAGCCTCTGCGGCTTTCTCCAGCTCATTCAATTCCCGATGCGCGTTCCCAAGATTATTCCAGGCCACAGCATTATTCGGATCCATTTGTAACACCTTTACGAATTCAGCTTTTGCTTCAGCGAATCGGCCCGTCTCAACACGGATCATGGCGCGGATTCCATGAAACTCCGAACGTTGCGGCTGGATAGCAAGCGCCGCTTCTGCAGCGCGTAGCGCTTCGCCGTAATTTTTCATCTCCCGGTAAGTCACCGCAAGTTCGTGATATGCGTTTGGATCGGAAGGATCGTTTTGTATCGCCTGTTGCAATTGTTCTGCCGCCGCATTCAGATTTTTAAGCTGGCGATAATGACTCGCTAAAGATAACCGGAAGAAATTATTGTTCGGTTCTTCACGAACTAACGCTTGCAACAGTTCTACTTTTTCCTGACTGTCTGGTTTTGCTTCTAAACTTGACTCATATCTCGACCAGAGCGCGATTTTGTCTTTTGGATCTTCTGTACGATTTTGTTTCGGGACCGTTGCTACGCTGATGTAGCCAAGGCTCTTCAGCTTCTCGAGAGTCTCCTGATCGGGCGTCGCTGCTTTCGCGGAAATCGAGATCATGGAAGTGAGATCCCTTTTCATGGGACGCGAAATATCTTGCTGCGCGCTATATAAATTATTTCTTTCGTGGGAATCGCCGCTTAGATCGTAAAGTTCAGACCTGGTCGTGGCAATCAATTTCCAGTTTTCCCGGATCAAACCCTGCAAGCCGTTCCAACCGAGAAGCTCTGCATACCGCGATTCGAAGTAAACATCAGCTTTGCGAGGTTGGAAGAGCGAATGTCCGTCGCGGCTTCGCAAGTCCTGAATTCCTGCAAGCTGCAGCAAGGTGGGTGCTACATCCACAGCTGCTACAATATTAGAAACACGTTTCTGCTTTGAGTCTGGATATGCAAGTATCATCGGAATCTTTAGAGTGCTGTTATAAACAAAGAATCCGTGTGTTTTCTCGCCATGTTCTCCAAGTGATTCTCCATGATCGCCCAGTAGGGCGACCACGAGTCGATCGGTAAGTTTTCTTTCTTGCAACCAGTCCATCAAGCGGCCGATCTGCTGGTCGACGAACGAAATCTCCTGCGCGTAGCCCGGATTGTATGGTGTATGGGGGTCGTAGAAATGAATCCACAGGAACCATTTTTCAGCGCGAAACTTCTCCAGGATTTTTGATGCGGCCGAGACGGTTTCATCTCCGCGCCTTTCGACTTCGAAATTGCTGGTAAGGGTCGGCATTCGTTCCATCCGGTCATCGTAAACATCGAAACCATCGGCTAAACCGAATTTACGATCCAGCACAAAAGAGGAAATAACAGCGCCTGTTCTGTAACCGTTCGCGCGAAAAGCAGCGGTGATCAGCTCTTCCTTCTTGTTAAAGATCTCCAGGCCATTTTGATGAACGCCATGCCGCGTGGGAAAGAGTCCTGTCAGAATGGAAGTATGAGAAGGGAAGGTCAGCGGAACCTGACAGAAAGCATTCTCAAACAGGATTCCACGGTTTGCAAGCTGATCGATGTTGGGCGTTTTGTTGGAACTTCCATAGCAAGAAAGATAATCGGGTCTGATCGTATCAATCGTGATCAATAAGACGTTTGCATCAGAGAAAACATGTTTCTCCGAACGCTTCTTGAAGAGGAACCACGTGGTAATTGCAATCAAGAGAGTTGCTGCCACAACTGGGATGATTTTTTTCATGAAAGTGTCTAGATTAAACTAACGCTATGGTCAACTTGAATGCAAGAGCAGAAATGCTCGGTCGCACGGAAATCGAGCTCAGGGCTGAAATGGCCGCCTCTTTAGGAAGGATCGGCAACACTCTGGCAAGCTTGATCGCGGATCTTAACCGGATTCGGCAGGAATCACGATTCCTTTCTGAACCAGAACGGTCTGCAAGGCTGGATCACTACCGGTCGGTTCGTTCGTGTGCGAAGTTGTATTTCTGGTATCTCATAGTACAGCGGGAAGCAGTCGGCATCAGAAACCATGAATCGTTGTGGGAGCCCTATCGGATCCCCGGACGGGATTTGAGTTAGAATCAATTTATGGACTCTTCAACCTTGGTGGCGCAAATTCAGGGATGTCTGAAGCAAGTCGAAGAAATGCGAAGCGAACGCCAGGCGATCGGAAGCCCGAAAGTAAAAGCCTGGAAGACCGAAGTGGAGCATTGTCTGCGGCTTGGTGGAAAGAATACATCCAAGCTGCTCACAAATTTTCAGTCTTTAAAATTTGGAGCGGGAGCGATGGGATCTGAAAGCATTGGCTCTTCCGAAGTTAAGTTTCAGACATATCAGGCGGAACTCGATGCCGCGGAAAAAGTTTTGAAAAACGCGATTCAAACAATTCAGATTTTCGGCGTTAGCGAAGAATCAAAACTGCCGGACTGGTTCAAGCCGGAAGCGAAAGCGACCGGAAAAATCCAAGTAGGCGGTAAAGAAGTTGATGTGCACACTCTTACGCTGAATGAATTCTTACTTGGCTTTGTCAGTCTTGCAGAAAGCGACAAAAGTTTAGATGAAACTTTAAAGAAGGAAGTTCGCGATCATGTTGCCGGCATCAGAAAAAATCCGCTGTTGCAACCCTTCTTAAATCAAACTCTCGATCGCATCTTTTCCAAATTGTAAAAGGGTACGATTGCCTCGCGCCCTTATGCGTAGTTGAAGGTTATCGAAAATCGTGAAGCTAAGGGGATTAAAGGATATATTTTCGGGGGCGGAGAACAGCGAGTAGGATACTGGCGTTGACCCGTCCACCGCATTTTCATCTTCTGCGTTCCATCTTTTCAAAATCTCCTGGACAGCTGACAGATCTTCCTACAGAAAAAATTCAGGAGATCAACCAAAAATCTGGAATCTATTATGAGGATCCCAACAGATTTGAAGACTGGAAGAACAAACCGTTTTCCGATACCAAGTGGGCGCCCTGGTCCTTATGGCGATTTGGTCTCCTTCTTTCAGCCTTGCGTCTACGTCCTGGCGACAGAGTTTTGGATTTTGGCTGTGGAACGGGGTGGACGTCCATCATGTTAGCGCAAATGGGTGCAGAAGTTGTCGGAATTGACGTAGCAGACTCTGCGCTTCAAATCGCTCGTGAAAATGCAAATCGAGTTCTTTCTGAGGAACAGTTGTCACGCTTGAAATTTGAACATTTTCACGGCATCGAGATATTTGCGGGAGCTGACTATTTTGATTTTGTAATAGTCTTTGAAGCGCTGCATCATCTCCCAAATCCGAAAAGCATCTTGCAAGAGTTCTCTCGAGTTTCAAATGAATATGGATATTTTGCATTTGCCGAACCCGGACTAGGGCATGCATCCGCTCACTGTTCTGCCGAAGAAGCGGCTCTGGGCATTTTGGAGGAAGATCTCGACCTTGAAAGGCTTTACCAGACAGGCATGGAATCAGGATTTCGGAGTTTAGATATTCTGGTCCCCGCTCTGTCTCCTGACACATTTATACTCCCTATGGATCGGCTGAAATGGTTTCTACGTGGTTTGTCCTGGTTAATACCGGCGGACTTTGTTAGATCTGCAATTATTAATGCACCATTGGGTATCTTTCGAAAGAGCAAACATCGTATCACGTCACTTCATCCAAAATCACATGCAGCATCTATCCAAACCTACTCCAAAAGGATTTCGATTGCATGTGGTTTGCCTTTTGTAATTGAAACTCGAATTTGCAATCTTTCTGATACAGTGTGGTTACGGAGGGGCGCCAGAGGTCGGGGGTATGTACGCCCGGCGGCGCACCTTTTGAATGCAGATGGTGAGATTGTTGAATTCGATTTCGGACGATGTGAACTTCCCCATGATGTTAACCAGTCCGATTGCATAAGACTCGAGCTTAATCTTACCGCGCCGCGTGTGCCGGGTGACTACATCGTTAAATTGGACATGGTAAACGAGGGCATATGCTGGTTCGAAGAGGAGCGTTCGCCCACAGCAGAAACCTTGCTTCATGTTTCGTGATCTCTGCGGTGCTGCTAGAATTGGTCGATCGAGCGGTATTGCACCGCTTCGGCGGGATGATGCGACTGAATCTCAAGGGTGGAGTTCAAATCAGGGATGGTGCGAGCCACTTTGAGGGCGCTAACAGAATCAATCAATCGAACGGAAAATACAACCGAACCCTTCATGACAAGAGATGGCCTGTATTTATTCTGCGCCAGCAACAGTGGATTGACGATCGCGGTTGGTGATTATGCGAATACCAAAGTGTCAATAAGAAGTCAATGTAGACTAGCTGCCCTTACAAAACGTTATGTACGTGTTGAATATGGATTTTAACTGCGCAATTAACTTCCCATCTCTTGTAATGCAACCAGCGGCCCTCCCCATTTTCTTGTCTCCCTTTTCACCAAAGTTAGGAATTGCAAAGACTGCGGTGTCATCATCAATTATCCATAAATACAATGGCATTGTTTCTGTACATTGTGTAACATCAACAGCACGAAACTCGTTTGCCAAAGCGTTCTTCTGTTCTTGTTCGAGTGCAAGGATTAGATCCTTAATGTTCTGAAAATCGTCTGACTTACGTGCTGACCAACGGAGAAAACTTTGAAAATTCCTATTTGCATCGTGCTTTGGATTCTTGAGATCATCGATTGATAAGTCGTTGAACTGTAAAGTTGCCAACTTTCTAACTCTCTCCTCACTGTACACAAGCATCTGGACTTGAACTCCGTCCGACATGCGCAATTGCAGCTGTTCTCTATAGCGAATGTACTGTCGGTGGTCGGAATAAATCCCGTAGGCCGGGATATCACAAGCGACGAGGATTGTGTGATGGGCGCGACCTATTGCTTGTGTAAGCTCTGGCATAAATGTGGGAAACTGACCAACGAACCGTGTGGTCAAATTTCTTGCAATCTCTTCGACACGCCGAATTTCATATACAGCGACAACCAACATGATGATTGGAAGAACCCAAACTAACAGGGCGGTTACAAATTTCTTCCAGTTAGTGGCTCCACTTGAATTGTGATATCCCTGATAAAGGGAGTTTTCCAATATCGTGAGGCGCAGTCGTTGTTTCT from bacterium includes these protein-coding regions:
- a CDS encoding SDR family oxidoreductase, with the protein product MTSMELEGKIALITGASSGIGRAISMLFLQHGARVAGVARKEEALQAIAKTQTGFHPFTCDLTSEHERSHCVHRVMAQLGGIDILVHAAGIIASGTIETTTLSDWDTMMNINLRSVFHLTQLALPTLIPRKGNIVVVSSVAGMRSFPGVLAYSVSKAAVDQFTRCSALELAPKGVRINAINPGVVVTQLHRAGGMTEEQYQAFLEHSTGTHPLGRVGQAEEVAELVLFLASEKAAWITGVTYSIDGGRALTCAR
- a CDS encoding methyltransferase domain-containing protein is translated as MTRPPHFHLLRSIFSKSPGQLTDLPTEKIQEINQKSGIYYEDPNRFEDWKNKPFSDTKWAPWSLWRFGLLLSALRLRPGDRVLDFGCGTGWTSIMLAQMGAEVVGIDVADSALQIARENANRVLSEEQLSRLKFEHFHGIEIFAGADYFDFVIVFEALHHLPNPKSILQEFSRVSNEYGYFAFAEPGLGHASAHCSAEEAALGILEEDLDLERLYQTGMESGFRSLDILVPALSPDTFILPMDRLKWFLRGLSWLIPADFVRSAIINAPLGIFRKSKHRITSLHPKSHAASIQTYSKRISIACGLPFVIETRICNLSDTVWLRRGARGRGYVRPAAHLLNADGEIVEFDFGRCELPHDVNQSDCIRLELNLTAPRVPGDYIVKLDMVNEGICWFEEERSPTAETLLHVS
- a CDS encoding TonB-dependent receptor, which translates into the protein MRNLWVFSVALLITSFLVGTPAFAQLGSGTLSGVVRDDQGQGLPGVTVTAKNVDTGWSRLDITADNGAYRIPSVPFGTYDVSAELASFATQVQTGIRVDVGRTVSVNFAMRLSSTAEVIEVTGETPLIEKTESHVATVVTPEQVENLPLNGRQFANLAALAPGTTLGFHPDPTRPSNAAVSLIGGSGRNLNVTIDGGDNNDDTVGGINQFFPLDAVAEFNFLTNRYKAEYGRSSGGVLNVVTKAGTNELHGSFTALFRDDKLNSLSTSEANSDIEDPTPFSREQFGAGFGGPIVKDRAHFFASFSRLQDDVESIVDTAGVAPEFDGPATVPTRDTLFTGKVTSNLNPTQFLTVRYGQQKTTTIYGAAPYNAPNARGTLRNDMHSLLASHSYVISEDKLNEFTFQWADFKNEIRPSSEDASEFFPENGIYLGQNINTPQTTEQEKFQFKDDFSFSWRGNHHFKTGINFVHEPTLGGTFTTGTQNQFVHLFDDRSSPITTITRFGGEFGDETPNKQFGIYFQDDWNVNEKLTMNLGLRYDYVSGFDLDQSENALYPALVALPFDFPWLRAFKEHPDGVLRNDKNNIQPRVGFAYDWNADGITVIRGGFGLYYDFPYTNANILFPTAALGNYGVEYFVEDPNGIRNADGSFFQVGDPLPPNSLPGLAPNLPNEVASPDFVVPYTRQYSVGVSHQLTDNSAIDVDYVRTEVRDQFLRFRANGNINGVDILPDFGNFRVWYNGGFSDYDGLSFSYRGRVAERVQVQASYTLSRAEGNTLPGTDEFRLGSTGALGGCRDCSLNFMLGPKDDPRQVGPVDTDARHRIILSGIFDLPYDIRLSGFFRARSSVPFNVFVVQDLDGDGFAYSLAPGVDAVNSNREDKQTQLDLRVSKIFEIGETVRIEGIFEIFNLFNAENPAVFRGDRNSAAFGTPRVFAGDVGRGEQRLAQIGFRVEF
- a CDS encoding sulfatase-like hydrolase/transferase, which translates into the protein MKKIIPVVAATLLIAITTWFLFKKRSEKHVFSDANVLLITIDTIRPDYLSCYGSSNKTPNIDQLANRGILFENAFCQVPLTFPSHTSILTGLFPTRHGVHQNGLEIFNKKEELITAAFRANGYRTGAVISSFVLDRKFGLADGFDVYDDRMERMPTLTSNFEVERRGDETVSAASKILEKFRAEKWFLWIHFYDPHTPYNPGYAQEISFVDQQIGRLMDWLQERKLTDRLVVALLGDHGESLGEHGEKTHGFFVYNSTLKIPMILAYPDSKQKRVSNIVAAVDVAPTLLQLAGIQDLRSRDGHSLFQPRKADVYFESRYAELLGWNGLQGLIRENWKLIATTRSELYDLSGDSHERNNLYSAQQDISRPMKRDLTSMISISAKAATPDQETLEKLKSLGYISVATVPKQNRTEDPKDKIALWSRYESSLEAKPDSQEKVELLQALVREEPNNNFFRLSLASHYRQLKNLNAAAEQLQQAIQNDPSDPNAYHELAVTYREMKNYGEALRAAEAALAIQPQRSEFHGIRAMIRVETGRFAEAKAEFVKVLQMDPNNAVAWNNLGNAHRELNELEKAAEAYRKAIELSPHYAYPENGLATVLVRQKQTREALPHFENALRLDPRFVEVYLNMAIAFHSLNEHQRAKTLYLTFLKIAPDWMKQEKANAQLLLSQLP